The segment GATGCGTCCGTACGACTGAGGCGGTGCGTCGAACGATACAACATAGTCAAGAGAGCCTGAGTGTTCTGGCGCGCCGGCACGGTATTAACCCGAAAACCGTAGCGAAGTGGCGACAGCGCACAACAGTACAGGATGCCCCGATGGGACCCAAACAACCCCGGTCAACGGTGCTGAGCAAGGAGGAAGAAGCCGCCTGTGTCGCTTTTCGGCGGCACACACAGCTTCCGCTCAATGATTGTCTTTACAGTTTGCAGACCGCCATACCTCATTTAACACGCTCCTCTCTGCATCGTTGCTGCCAACGTCATGGGATTAGCCGGCTGCCGGATACTAAAGATCCCCGGAGCAAATGGAAATTCAAAACCTGTCCGATCGGGTTTTTCCATATCGACATCGCTGAGGTCCGCACGGAAGAAGGCAGGTTATATATGTTTGCTGCCGTTGACCGTACGTCAACGTTTACTTTTGTTCAGCTTCACGAAAAGGCAGCCCGGCGAATTGCCGCCGACTTTCTTCAAGAGCTCATCCGGGCCGTTCCTTATACTATCCACACCCTATTAACGGATAACGGAACCCGGTTTACCTCGCCGGGCAACCGGCGGTCTGCGACAGCGGATATCAAGCAGGCGA is part of the Kiritimatiellales bacterium genome and harbors:
- a CDS encoding IS481 family transposase, which codes for MGQIVHGCVRTTEAVRRTIQHSQESLSVLARRHGINPKTVAKWRQRTTVQDAPMGPKQPRSTVLSKEEEAACVAFRRHTQLPLNDCLYSLQTAIPHLTRSSLHRCCQRHGISRLPDTKDPRSKWKFKTCPIGFFHIDIAEVRTEEGRLYMFAAVDRTSTFTFVQLHEKAARRIAADFLQELIRAVPYTIHTLLTDNGTRFTSPGNRRSATADIKQAINSGSLFRAHAVEPACARNNTDHRLTKPDHPWTNGQVERMNRTLKEATVKRYHYGTHDQLKEHIQIFLMAYHFAKRLKTL